Proteins co-encoded in one Haloarcula sp. DT43 genomic window:
- a CDS encoding HVO_0416 family zinc finger protein: protein MASAPSSDDMFDEFLSQRGHEVDQSGWEESYNKKQCPDCGGLHESTAAQCSVCGWTPVR from the coding sequence ATGGCGTCCGCACCGAGCAGTGACGATATGTTCGACGAGTTCCTCTCCCAGCGTGGTCACGAAGTCGACCAGAGCGGTTGGGAAGAGAGCTATAACAAGAAGCAGTGCCCAGATTGCGGCGGCCTTCACGAGTCGACAGCGGCCCAGTGCTCGGTGTGCGGCTGGACACCGGTACGGTAA
- a CDS encoding DUF7521 family protein: MTTGVAIARGVLILMRMVVFGLTLGITLISFQAYRKRPSERLQYAFIGFAFISMGVAISSVITQLSAGETGALARVFFQMAETIPFIIGFAMLYVSLYR; the protein is encoded by the coding sequence ATGACGACCGGCGTCGCTATCGCCCGTGGCGTGCTCATCCTGATGCGGATGGTGGTGTTCGGGCTGACGCTCGGCATCACGCTGATTAGCTTCCAGGCCTACCGGAAACGCCCGTCGGAACGGCTCCAGTACGCGTTCATCGGCTTCGCGTTCATCAGCATGGGCGTCGCCATCTCCAGCGTCATCACGCAACTGAGCGCCGGTGAGACGGGGGCCCTCGCCCGCGTGTTCTTCCAGATGGCGGAGACGATACCGTTCATCATCGGGTTCGCGATGCTGTACGTCTCGCTGTACCGCTGA
- a CDS encoding PadR family transcriptional regulator: MSGDDLRRVTTGRPQGQTADERVTPFDGTERPESHDPPSRDAIPESVLDSVIDDLDGGDLAVEDGLVTQSLEEILLATIAVADGGTHGTGLMDELESQFGAELSPGTVYPRLHELEADGTLRVHELVQTKQYGVADAAAAEERIAESAHQHLAVGLFLHAALDAF; encoded by the coding sequence ATGTCCGGAGACGACCTCCGTCGCGTGACGACGGGTAGACCACAGGGCCAGACGGCCGACGAGCGAGTGACCCCGTTCGACGGCACGGAGCGCCCGGAATCGCACGACCCACCCAGTCGTGACGCCATCCCGGAGTCGGTGTTGGATTCGGTCATCGACGACCTCGACGGCGGCGACCTCGCGGTCGAGGACGGCTTAGTCACACAGAGCCTGGAGGAGATTCTACTGGCGACGATTGCAGTCGCCGATGGTGGCACCCACGGCACCGGACTGATGGACGAACTGGAGTCACAGTTCGGTGCCGAACTGAGTCCGGGGACAGTGTACCCCCGGCTACACGAACTGGAAGCGGACGGCACGCTCCGAGTACACGAACTCGTCCAGACGAAACAGTACGGCGTCGCGGACGCTGCCGCTGCGGAGGAACGTATCGCGGAGTCGGCGCACCAGCATCTCGCAGTCGGACTGTTTCTCCACGCGGCGCTGGACGCGTTCTAG
- a CDS encoding ArsR/SmtB family transcription factor — translation MAEEQSIEEILDTIGDQHARRVLAAISREPQSAKELAEECDLSLPTVYRRIELLDEYDLVTDRTLVAEDGNHYKVYESNFESTVISLEDEEYKVRIYREENLPDRFSQLWDELNPE, via the coding sequence GTGGCTGAGGAACAGAGCATCGAGGAGATTCTCGACACTATCGGCGACCAGCACGCACGCCGCGTGCTCGCCGCCATCAGTCGGGAACCGCAGTCGGCGAAGGAACTGGCCGAGGAGTGTGACCTCTCGTTGCCGACGGTGTATCGGCGCATCGAACTGCTCGACGAGTACGACCTCGTCACGGACCGGACGCTCGTCGCCGAGGACGGCAACCACTACAAGGTGTACGAGTCGAACTTCGAGTCGACGGTCATCTCGCTCGAAGACGAGGAGTACAAGGTCCGCATCTACCGGGAGGAGAATCTCCCGGACCGGTTCAGTCAGCTCTGGGACGAGCTGAACCCCGAATGA